One stretch of Athene noctua chromosome 27, bAthNoc1.hap1.1, whole genome shotgun sequence DNA includes these proteins:
- the CIB3 gene encoding calcium and integrin-binding family member 3 isoform X2 produces MGNKQTIFTPEQLDAYQDNPFRQRIAEVFSENGDGNMTLDDFLDMFSVLSEMAPRDLKAYYAFKIYDFNNDDYICKSDLEKTVNKLTRNELTPEEVRLVCEKVIYEADVDNDGKLSLEDFQHMIIRAPDFLSTFHIRI; encoded by the exons ATGGGCAACAAGCAAACCATTTTCACTCCAGAGCAACTGGATGCATATCAG GACAATCCATTCCGCCAGCGGATAGCAGAGGTTTTCTCAGAAAATGGAGACGGCAACATGACTTTAGATGATTTTTTGGATATGTTTTCAGTTCTGAGTGAAATGGCTCCCAGAGACCTGAAAGCttattatgcttttaaaatttatg ACTTTAACAATGATGATTACATATGCAAATCAGATCTAGAGAAAACTGTTAACAAGTTAACCCGAAATGAACTTACCCCAGAAGAAGTTAGGCTTGTATGTGAAAAGGTGATTTATGAAGCTGATGTGGACAACGATGGCAAGCTGTCTTTGGAAGACTTTCAGCATATGATAATACGAGCTCCGGATTTCCTCAG
- the CIB3 gene encoding calcium and integrin-binding family member 3 isoform X1, with product MGNKQTIFTPEQLDAYQDCTFFTRKEILRLFYRYRDLAPQLVPPDYTDKPDVTLPYQLIGSMPELKDNPFRQRIAEVFSENGDGNMTLDDFLDMFSVLSEMAPRDLKAYYAFKIYDFNNDDYICKSDLEKTVNKLTRNELTPEEVRLVCEKVIYEADVDNDGKLSLEDFQHMIIRAPDFLSTFHIRI from the exons ATGGGCAACAAGCAAACCATTTTCACTCCAGAGCAACTGGATGCATATCAG GACTGCACATTCTTTACAAGGAAAGAAATTCTGAG atTGTTTTACAGATACCGGGATCTGGCCCCACAGCTCGTTCCACCCGACTACACAGATAAACCAGACGTGACGCTTCCCTATCAACTCATTGGCAGCATGCCAGAGCTGAAG GACAATCCATTCCGCCAGCGGATAGCAGAGGTTTTCTCAGAAAATGGAGACGGCAACATGACTTTAGATGATTTTTTGGATATGTTTTCAGTTCTGAGTGAAATGGCTCCCAGAGACCTGAAAGCttattatgcttttaaaatttatg ACTTTAACAATGATGATTACATATGCAAATCAGATCTAGAGAAAACTGTTAACAAGTTAACCCGAAATGAACTTACCCCAGAAGAAGTTAGGCTTGTATGTGAAAAGGTGATTTATGAAGCTGATGTGGACAACGATGGCAAGCTGTCTTTGGAAGACTTTCAGCATATGATAATACGAGCTCCGGATTTCCTCAG
- the FAM32A gene encoding protein FAM32A isoform X2, producing MDRIFSFLQIWKKKKAKDKAQILEQIVSSKKQEEEKKRGLDKRTPAQVAYEKMQEKRQMERILKKASKTHKQRVEDFNRHLDTLTEHYDIPKVSWTK from the exons ATGGATCGTATCTTTTCATTCCTTCAGATATG gaagaagaaaaaggcgAAGGACAAGGCCCAGATCCTGGAGCAGATCGTGAGCAGcaagaagcaggaggaggagaagaagcgCGGCCTGGACAAGCGGACCCCGGCGCAGGTGGCCTATGAGAAGATGCAGGAGAAGCGG CAAATGGAGAGGATCCTGAAGAAAGCATCTAAAACCCATAAGCAGCGAGTGGAG GACTTCAACAGGCACCTGGATACTCTGACTGAGCATTACGACATTCCTAAAGTCAGCTGGACGAAGTGA
- the FAM32A gene encoding protein FAM32A isoform X1, with amino-acid sequence MADYEAVQRGPLRLKGSGAALGAGKRKKKKAKDKAQILEQIVSSKKQEEEKKRGLDKRTPAQVAYEKMQEKRQMERILKKASKTHKQRVEDFNRHLDTLTEHYDIPKVSWTK; translated from the exons ATGGCGGACTACGAGGCGGTGCAGCGCGGGCCGCTGCGGCTGAAGGGCAGCGGCGCGGCCCTGGGGGCCGGCAAGcg gaagaagaaaaaggcgAAGGACAAGGCCCAGATCCTGGAGCAGATCGTGAGCAGcaagaagcaggaggaggagaagaagcgCGGCCTGGACAAGCGGACCCCGGCGCAGGTGGCCTATGAGAAGATGCAGGAGAAGCGG CAAATGGAGAGGATCCTGAAGAAAGCATCTAAAACCCATAAGCAGCGAGTGGAG GACTTCAACAGGCACCTGGATACTCTGACTGAGCATTACGACATTCCTAAAGTCAGCTGGACGAAGTGA